The region AGCATAATTCTACCATTGGTTTACTTTGTATACTCAACCTATGGTCGGTTGAAATGAGTATTTGATTTACGATATACTGATAGTGTAAGTAAGCGAATAGAAAGGAATCTTTAAGATGGATAATGAAAAGATGGCTCTGTTTATTGCCGATCAGCGAAAAATTAAAAAGCTGACACAAAAAGAGTTAGCAGCGAAACTAGGTGTCACCGATAAAGCTGTTTCAAAATGGGAACGGGGGTTAAGTTGCCCTGATATATCGTTATTATCTACACTATCAGACATTTTAGGAGTAACTACGGGTGAATTGTTAAATGGCGAAAGAGCAGTTATGTTAGAGAACACCAATGTGGACTCAATTGTTGAGTCCACGATTCAATATGCTGATACAGTAACAAAGCGTAAGTCGAAAGATATTCGAAATGCATTTGCAGTTACTATAACTTCTCTTTTCCTTCTTGGTATTATGGTATGCCTTATCTGTAATTTTGCCATCTCAGGCAAACTAACTTGGGCATGGTTTCCTATCAGTTCAATAATCTATATGTGGTTACTAGTGATACCAATGGTTATATGTAAGAAGAGGGGAGTCTGTATTTCACTTGTTTGTACAAGCCTTTTCACTATCCCATATCTTTATGTGTTAGAGAGGGTTATTGGAATAGATAGACTTATTATGCCTATTGCTATGCCTGTATCAATCGTTTCTCTCTTATATTTGTGGATAGTATATGTATTATTAGTGAAATTCACGTGGGGCCGATATCTTTCTGCTTCGATAGCATTGATTTTTGGTATTCCTTTATCGTTTGGTATCAATTTCATTTTATCAAAGCAGATAGGGGAACCTATTATGGATATCTGGGATATCCTTGTTTATTCCCTATTGATCCTTCTAGCGGTTATTATTTATGTTACTGGATATATTAGAAACAATGCTAGAAAATAAAGCGGTTTTATTTATTGAGGAAATATAGTTACAGTATATCAATTGATTAAATATTCAGTGATATTTGATTATATCGAAATGTTTAAAGTACTTATAAATAAATTAAAGTATATAAATGAGAATTTAATTACTATAGAAATTGCTGGACTTTTACGATAAGATAACTATGTACATATTCAGAACTTATATCCATATAGACCAATAGTATTACTATCGTTATCATTGGAAAGAAACAAACAGTTGATATTGCGATTTTTATTACGTGTCGCAGTATAGTAGGAAACCTCGGAGATGCCATATTACAATGGTTCTCCGAGGTTTCTTATACCTTAATATCCATTACGCGAATACTCATTTCGATAGCTCCGCGATTTTATAACACTCACCTTAAGCCATTATACTAACTTGTTTAATAAACCTGTCGTATTCTGCTTCACCGCCGCCACTCATCCCCTTTATAAATCACTTAAAGTACTCCTCCAAAGCCCTACCAATAAACGCAGAAGCCCCTTCTCCATATAAGCTATCATTCGCCTTGATTAGTTGTTCACTATGAAGATATCCCTCAATGACCATATCCCAAAAGTTCTCGCCCATATCAAATCCCTTATTAACCTCATTACTCAATAAAACCATTTCTTTCACTAATTCCTGAACCTCATTTGAAGCAACATCCAGTGTTAAGTCTTTTGTAAGCTTTTCATTTATCTCTTTTGATCTAGTGAGATAATCGTCTTTATCCTTGCCTAAACTCTGCAGTTTTTCCATTGTTTCAGGAAAGTTCTTAAGATTAGCTTTCATAGCCTCCGTATATTTTTCAATGCTCCCATATTGTTGTATTGCTAATTTGGCAATCTCGCTTTCCTTATCTTTAAAATTCTCTAACATCGAGTCAAAAGCTTCTATACTGCCCCAGTGTTTCACTACTTCATCTGTGTGATCTGATTTAAACTGCTGTAATGCGTGAAAATAATCACTCATATCGAATTCCTTAAAACTCATACATTGTTCTCCTCTTTCTAGCTTTTC is a window of Lachnoclostridium phytofermentans ISDg DNA encoding:
- a CDS encoding helix-turn-helix domain-containing protein, giving the protein MDNEKMALFIADQRKIKKLTQKELAAKLGVTDKAVSKWERGLSCPDISLLSTLSDILGVTTGELLNGERAVMLENTNVDSIVESTIQYADTVTKRKSKDIRNAFAVTITSLFLLGIMVCLICNFAISGKLTWAWFPISSIIYMWLLVIPMVICKKRGVCISLVCTSLFTIPYLYVLERVIGIDRLIMPIAMPVSIVSLLYLWIVYVLLVKFTWGRYLSASIALIFGIPLSFGINFILSKQIGEPIMDIWDILVYSLLILLAVIIYVTGYIRNNARK
- a CDS encoding MerR family transcriptional regulator, which produces MKTVKQVAELTGISVRTLQYYDEIDLFKPSEVTDAGYRLYDDVSLETLQQILFFKELDFPLKDIKQIMENPQYDKFTAYKKQKELIRAKRDRLDRLLNLLEKLERGEQCMSFKEFDMSDYFHALQQFKSDHTDEVVKHWGSIEAFDSMLENFKDKESEIAKLAIQQYGSIEKYTEAMKANLKNFPETMEKLQSLGKDKDDYLTRSKEINEKLTKDLTLDVASNEVQELVKEMVLLSNEVNKGFDMGENFWDMVIEGYLHSEQLIKANDSLYGEGASAFIGRALEEYFK